The sequence below is a genomic window from Thermoproteota archaeon.
ATTGCAGTATCTAGAATGAACAGAGAAGAATATCTTGAAATATCAAAAAATGTAAATGCAGTAGGTTATGGAATTTTTATTCCCATGTTTTTTGCTGGTATAGGATTACATTTTACTACAAAATTTGTTGAAATAGATCTTTGGATAATTGCTGCCTTTATTGGTATAATCGTGGGTGTAAAATTCATTGGATCGTACATTGCAGTCAAAATCGCCAAGATGCGTCCTGCAACAACAGTTGCTTACGGTGTAATGTCTAAGGGTGCAGTTGACTTGGCTCTTATGTTGTCCTTACTCCAAGTCAATATGCTAGATGACAGTTTATTCTCTTTACTAGTTCTTGGTACGTTGATTACAATGATAATCTCAAGCGTTGAATTACAAAGAAAATTAAAGAAAATTGTTCAAGTCAAAGTTGGTAGTGTAGAAATTGGAATGCTTCCAATCTTCTTTAGAAGAACAGTTTCTGATAAACGAGCTCAGGATGCAATGTCAATAGATTTCCAAAAAACCAAACCCAATGTTATCGTAAAGAACTTTCTTAATTCTGATATTGATCCCAAAGAAGAAACTATGGTCATTGATGATGATGGTAGATTAATTGGCATCGTTTCAAAAAAGGAACTAAACAATGTCCATAAAAAAAGTAGAGATGTTGCTTTAATTTCAGATATCATGGAAAAGAAATTTCACACAGTTATTCCACAAGACTATATTTACTCAGTAATTCAGAAAATGAATTCTCATCACTTTGAAATGATTCCTGTAATAGAACCTGGTTTTTCTGGAAAAATAGTTGGCATTGTCTCATCAAAAACATTATTGAATTTACTGGCAGAAACAAAACCCCAAAATTCATCTGCTAAATCTTGAACAATCTAGGCCTTGAGGATTTTTTCTTCTAATTTTGCTTTTGATTCGTCTTGCTTTCGATAATTTTTAATGCCTTCCTCTAAAACTAATTCAGAGATTTGTGAAAAACTCCATGTTTTTCCCGATTTCATCATCAAGAATGTTTGAAGATCTTTCATGTCATCTAAAACCTTAGGACTAAGGGTAAAGGTAACCTGAATTTTTTTCAACATGATTTCTTCACATTGTGGATAATGTGCATCTGTTTTGTTTCTTAAAACAAACATGTTCTTTTTAAGCAAAATCAAAATAATATTGTATGAGTCCTAGCGTATTATTAGTAGATGATAACGAAGATCTTCTAGAATGCATTGGCAGCTTTTTAAAAATTGGAGGTTTTAATGTGAGAACTGCTCAAAACGGTTCTCAAGCTTGTATTGAATATCAAAATGCCAGACCTGACCTTGTAATTATGGATATAGTTATGGAAGGAATGGACGGATATGATACATTTTTCCAAATAAAAGATGCAGATCCTGAAGCCAAAGTTATTCTTATGACTGGTTTTCAAAAAAAGGAAAGATTCTATGAAGCAGAAAAAAGAGGTTTGTTTGGTTTTATTGAAAAACCATTTACCGGAAAGCAACTACTTGATTATTTGTCAGAAAAGAATGTTCTTCCTACAGCTTCAGTGTGATTGAATTTTATCCAACAGTTATAACTGCGCCACAATTTTTCATTTCTTTTATGAAACTTGGAAATGAGACATCTATAGATTCTGGGTCTGTTATTGTGCAATTTCCAACATACATTCCAACAATACAAAATGCCATAAACAATCTATGATCATTTTCAGCATTTAATGCAGCACCTTTTAGTTGGTCTGAGGGTTCTAAAATCATTCCATCACTTTTTTCAATTACTTTTATTCCAATTTTTTTTAATTCTCTAGAGATTATTGCTATTCTGTCTGTTTCTTTGAACCTTGCATGACCAACATTTACTATCTCTATTGGTTTTTGTGATTTTAATGCTAAAATGGATAATGGTGGAAGAAGGTCTGGTGTATTACTAAGATCAAATTTCCCACCTGAGAGTTTCTCTACATTACTTATTGAGATTGTTTCTTCATCAATTATCACTCTGACTCCTAGTGCTTCTAAAATATCGATAAATGCTTCATCTCCTTGTGGGAGATCCCCCATCTCCACTTTGATCTTTACATCCTCACCAACTAAAACTGCTGAAGACAACAATAATGCTAGACTGGAAAAATCTGATGGAACTGTAATTTCAGTTGGATGATAAATTTGTGGTGTGATTTGATAATTTTTGTAAGGAATTAATGTGTGTACTCTTACCCCAAATTTTTTCATTATTGCAATTGTAGCATCAAGGTATGGTTTTGAAACTAATTCTCCTTCAATCTTTAACTCAATGCCCTCTTTCGTAAGTGGTCCTGTAATCATTAATGCAGAAATAAACTGACTTGAAATATTTCCTGCAATAGTGACTTCTCCTCCAGAAATTTTTCCATGCACTGAAACAGGAGGTTTACCTTCTGTTGATGTACATTTTGCACCCAATGATTCTAACGCATCTAGTAGTGGCTGCATAGGTCTTTTTTTGAGGCTACTGTCCCCTGTAAGAGTTGTTTTGCCCTCAGATAATGATGAAATTGCAGCTGCAATTCTAATTGTGGTTCCAGAATTGGCAGCATCAATTTCTGTTGGATTTATCTTTCCTTTAGAATTTATTGTGATTGATTCGTTACTAATGGATATGTCTGCCCCAAATCCCTTACATGCATGAATTGTAGATTTTACATCTGCTGAATCTAATACATTGTGTAATGTGCTCTTTCCCTGTGATAGTGTTGCTAGGAAAATTGCTCTATGAGAATAACTCTTGTTTGTAGGGCAGGAAATAATTCCTGAAATTTTAGATTTTTCTACTTTACAGTTCATGAACTTCTGCCTTTTTGTTGTTTACCTCAGATGTGATAATTCTTCCTTCCATTGATGAAAAAACCTTCTTAATTTTTGTTAGACTGTCTATTTTTACTATTGCTGCAATGGATGGACCGTTTCCTGATACTGATGCACCAAGAGCTCCTTCTTCAACTAGATCGGTGATAATTTTTGGATCTGAATCTAGAATTGCTGATGTAGCTAACCCGTTTAGTATCATTGCATTCCAATAATCCTTATTTTTTGCAAGATTCCAAGCTTTATCAAATACTGCATCGAGTGTTTTTAGTTTCTTCACATTTCCTCTTTTTCGTGATTTTGGGATGAAAATTACTGCAATAAGATTTGTTGGTGCTTTTTCTGAAAGTATTGTTTTCCTTTTGTAGTTATCAGTCACTTGAAAACCTCCAAAATAACACGCTGTTGCATCATCATATGCGCCTGTGATACTCACTTTGGTTTCTATAGATGCATCAATTCCCGCAAGAAGTATTTCAGAATCAACAATTTTTGGTTGGAAGAGCTTTGCGCATGCCAAAGCAACTGCTGATGATATTGCACTTGAGCTCTTAAGGCCATACCCTGTTGGAATTTCAGAATCTAGCATGAGGCTTAACTTTGTTTTTTCTAGCTTTTTCTTTGGTACTACTTTCTCTATTGTTCTATTTATCAATCTAGAACTGAGACTTTGATTATCCGATTCAATTGTAATTCCTGTACCTGATGACTCTTCTACAATTGCTTCTACCTTTAATGAAATTCCTAACGTTGCTCCTTTACCTGTGGCAATTGCGTTTACTAGTGAAACTGCCCCATGTATTGTGGCCTTTGATTTACTCATCAGAAAACTCCTAGAACAGCTTTTTTCATTACCTCATAAGGTGCTTTTGTTTTATGCCAAATCTCAAATGCACGAATTGCTTGACCAAGTAGCATCTCGTATCCGTAAATTATGGTAGCTCCTTTCTCTTTTGCTCCTTTTATCAAATCTGTATTCATTGGATTGTATACTATGTCATAAACTATGGAATTTTTTCTGATACTTTTTGTAGGTATCGGACTGGGTTCATTTTTTAATCCGATAGATGTTGCATTAATAATCAAGTCATAATTTGTAACATCTCCAATCTCATTTAGAAGTGACACTTCTGTACTCATTCCAATTTTATTTGCAAATTGTGCCAAGGAATTTGCATTATCTCTTGTTCTATTTGCAATCATAATTGATTTCACATCCTCTTTTACTAATCCTGCAGTGATAGCTCTTGCTGCCCCTCCTGCCCCCAAAAGGAGAACTTGAAAATCGTTCATTTTGAGGTCTCTTCGATGTAATGGATCTAAAAATCCCTCCATGTCTGTATTGTAACCTTTCAAGACATTATTCTCATTTGAAATTGTATTTGCAGCACCAATCAAACTACAGTCTTCATCCACCTTGTCAATATACTTCATGACTTCAACTTTATGTGGAATCGTGACATTGAATCCAGAAATATTTATTTTTTTTAAGGATTCAAGCCCTTCTAATAGTTCGCCTTTAGGAATTCTGTATGCAATGTATGTGCAATCCATATTCAGTTCTTTGAATGCTGCATTGTGAATATTTGGCGAAAGGGAGTGGTCTATCGGATCTCCAATCACTGCATAAGTTTTTACCATGAATTTTTTCAATAATTGATTGATTTAAACTGTCAAGTCTGAGGATTATTTGTATACATTAGGATCCAATCCTGTCCCCTTTACTATTTCATATAGGACCTTAGAAATAACTGAATTAATTGATGGATGCTTCTTATGCATGCCAAATATTGCAAAATTGATATTTAAGATTTCTAGGTATCTATAATTGACTTAATCTCATCCAGACTGAATTGTCCTGGCGCTACTGCTTTTCCAAGTGAGACATACGTATATGGACTTCCCAAGTATAAACACAAAACTCTGGAAATTCTCCCCAAATCTCCCATAGAGAATGCAATTAAGTTAATTTTTGATGAAATACTGTAAAGCGATAAAACTTTTGATGCATCCTTGACTGTCTTTGCGGTTGTTACAATCTTTACGTTATTTGATATTTTTTTCATTTGATTCATTTTTTTCTGTAAATCATTCATGTTGGGGGTTTTTTTAAAATCATGCCAAGAAACTAAAATTGGGGTTTTTGTTTTTCTAACATAATTTAGAAGTGATCTATTTTTTCTTAAAGTGTTGTATTCTATGTCTAAAAGAAACGGTTTGTACTCTGAAATTAATTTTATAATCGATATTCTTTCTGATTCTTTTCCTGAAAATTTTCCTCCCTCTACCTTTGGTCGTAATGTACACACTGAAAATTTGAGATATTTTTTTGATAGCTCTAATGCTTGTGGAACATGTTCAGGTTTTAAAAAATCAAAACGGATTTCAACATAATCCGATCTTTTAAGTGCTTTTTTGATAAGCTGATTCATACGTTTGGGAGTTTTTTCTGCAATCGATACACAGGTTTTGTGTTTCATAATCTATTTTTCAAGAATGTATTCGTCTGATACTTCCATCCCGAAATGTCTTCCAGTAGCTTGCTTTGAATGTGTGAGGACCATATCTCC
It includes:
- a CDS encoding CBS domain-containing protein, yielding MVFEAVLYIAVLLISAKLLGELLYRINQPRIIGNVLAGIIVGPALFFLVQPIDAIELFISIGVFFLFFLIGLEEIDLPGLVRVMRGRIFAGSLAGFFIPFFVASFFGLSLDMSFIQAFAIGSVIGASSLGVTAKVLTDLGKLRSTIGLEIFTVTAIIEFIAIILTSVLIQINTSDTPNISEFLWLFAKMGIFFAVAGLLAVFALPKVFRVIHSHLRAQQVYFGLVIGVILLVAYFAEISGIHGAIGALLLGIAVSRMNREEYLEISKNVNAVGYGIFIPMFFAGIGLHFTTKFVEIDLWIIAAFIGIIVGVKFIGSYIAVKIAKMRPATTVAYGVMSKGAVDLALMLSLLQVNMLDDSLFSLLVLGTLITMIISSVELQRKLKKIVQVKVGSVEIGMLPIFFRRTVSDKRAQDAMSIDFQKTKPNVIVKNFLNSDIDPKEETMVIDDDGRLIGIVSKKELNNVHKKSRDVALISDIMEKKFHTVIPQDYIYSVIQKMNSHHFEMIPVIEPGFSGKIVGIVSSKTLLNLLAETKPQNSSAKS
- a CDS encoding response regulator, which encodes MSPSVLLVDDNEDLLECIGSFLKIGGFNVRTAQNGSQACIEYQNARPDLVIMDIVMEGMDGYDTFFQIKDADPEAKVILMTGFQKKERFYEAEKRGLFGFIEKPFTGKQLLDYLSEKNVLPTASV
- the aroA gene encoding 3-phosphoshikimate 1-carboxyvinyltransferase, with product MNCKVEKSKISGIISCPTNKSYSHRAIFLATLSQGKSTLHNVLDSADVKSTIHACKGFGADISISNESITINSKGKINPTEIDAANSGTTIRIAAAISSLSEGKTTLTGDSSLKKRPMQPLLDALESLGAKCTSTEGKPPVSVHGKISGGEVTIAGNISSQFISALMITGPLTKEGIELKIEGELVSKPYLDATIAIMKKFGVRVHTLIPYKNYQITPQIYHPTEITVPSDFSSLALLLSSAVLVGEDVKIKVEMGDLPQGDEAFIDILEALGVRVIIDEETISISNVEKLSGGKFDLSNTPDLLPPLSILALKSQKPIEIVNVGHARFKETDRIAIISRELKKIGIKVIEKSDGMILEPSDQLKGAALNAENDHRLFMAFCIVGMYVGNCTITDPESIDVSFPSFIKEMKNCGAVITVG
- a CDS encoding shikimate kinase; protein product: MSKSKATIHGAVSLVNAIATGKGATLGISLKVEAIVEESSGTGITIESDNQSLSSRLINRTIEKVVPKKKLEKTKLSLMLDSEIPTGYGLKSSSAISSAVALACAKLFQPKIVDSEILLAGIDASIETKVSITGAYDDATACYFGGFQVTDNYKRKTILSEKAPTNLIAVIFIPKSRKRGNVKKLKTLDAVFDKAWNLAKNKDYWNAMILNGLATSAILDSDPKIITDLVEEGALGASVSGNGPSIAAIVKIDSLTKIKKVFSSMEGRIITSEVNNKKAEVHEL
- the aroE gene encoding shikimate dehydrogenase — its product is MVKTYAVIGDPIDHSLSPNIHNAAFKELNMDCTYIAYRIPKGELLEGLESLKKINISGFNVTIPHKVEVMKYIDKVDEDCSLIGAANTISNENNVLKGYNTDMEGFLDPLHRRDLKMNDFQVLLLGAGGAARAITAGLVKEDVKSIMIANRTRDNANSLAQFANKIGMSTEVSLLNEIGDVTNYDLIINATSIGLKNEPSPIPTKSIRKNSIVYDIVYNPMNTDLIKGAKEKGATIIYGYEMLLGQAIRAFEIWHKTKAPYEVMKKAVLGVF
- the aroD gene encoding type I 3-dehydroquinate dehydratase, with protein sequence MKHKTCVSIAEKTPKRMNQLIKKALKRSDYVEIRFDFLKPEHVPQALELSKKYLKFSVCTLRPKVEGGKFSGKESERISIIKLISEYKPFLLDIEYNTLRKNRSLLNYVRKTKTPILVSWHDFKKTPNMNDLQKKMNQMKKISNNVKIVTTAKTVKDASKVLSLYSISSKINLIAFSMGDLGRISRVLCLYLGSPYTYVSLGKAVAPGQFSLDEIKSIIDT